The Zygotorulaspora mrakii chromosome 6, complete sequence genome includes the window attttcattattataGAAAAGTAACTTGCCCCACATCAAAAAGCTACACACTAATTGATGATACAGATGCCTATACAAACCGTTATGACAGTTTATAGCTCAAAAAGTTTACGGAGAATCCTGCTTTCAGTTTGATCCTGTTCAAAAAACCAGTTATCCCTTACATAGCGCTTGCTGCAGAATCTTGAAGTGGAATATGACTgcaagatatcaaaattcCTACCTGCATCTTTCCTCAAATGCCCCAAGCGCTCAAGATCCTTTATTAAAAACAATTCACCACCTGCTGTTATTTCTAGAtatttttgcatcattttgtGGTAGTTTAAGATCACAAGAGAGGTTGTTCGATAAACAAGGTCCATAAAAATTGGCAGATCGTGCAATAATTTTGCCTGCAACTTCTTAAAGTGATTCGCTAagatttctcttttcatgtCTTGCAGTGAAGATCTTTTCTCTCGTAGGTAAACCATGTAGTCCCTTTTCAATACGTTGAGATCATGAAGTTGCGCTTTAACAGAGTCACAACACTTCAGCATTGCCACTAATGGCTTTTTCACAAGAGTCTCCATTTCTGTCACCTTCATGACCGCCACGTCTTCCCTCAATCTTTGCAGTTTGTTAATATATTCATTATGCATTGAcgagaagaagaaagtcGCGTCCTCTTGAATCGCAATGTTTTCACCGTCACATTCTATGACTGCCCCCCAAAGTGCAGCATGCTTCAGATGTATATCCAATACGCTAATCATATCATCCTTtcccaaaattttcttaaGATTTGACAAGCCCCTGTGCAccttcttgaaattctcaACGTGATCACAGAGTGTCAGATCGGAGATGGTAGAGTCCCAAAGTATATTTGAATCGGATGTGAGATTGGAGGACGAATTTGTCGACTGTACTGATGCGTCGATTGTGGAGGGAATGTCGTATTCAGAATATCGACTTGAAGATCCGGAAAAAATAGAAACCGTTCTTGTGGAGCGGTCGAAAGTCTTGATGGAATTGCACGTTAAACGCTTATTTCCTTTCTTGTGatctttttcagctttctCATTGGAGTTTTGTAAGGGAGTATGTACGTTTACATTATCTAACCCATAGCTTTGAATTATTTCAATGGGTGTTAGACTGAAATCATAATTTACTGTACCATTGAATTCAGATATTTCATTCtcaacatatttttcaaaagtgcGATACTGCTCGAGCGTGTTTCGAATATTATCGCGAATGcaactttcaaataattcaTCTTTGGTTAGGATGCAAAGTTTCTCTAAAGCCAATGTCCATTCAGATAATCTTTTAATTGGAAGTTCAAATATATCCTCCAGCTTGTTATTATTTGCAAGAGTGAAG containing:
- the FUS2 gene encoding Fus2p (similar to Saccharomyces cerevisiae FUS2 (YMR232W); ancestral locus Anc_8.762) — translated: MYKTSRFIEQINCPGTSSLTPIRDYENDFFHINDDKLPSKPKNTYKKANLEPLLKKKGAKSNKRPASLVLAQFPEPVNKKQCSPLYSNDFKELAKVATQSPIKSDPNSKISEFIRSIKLLYDNEVEYAKMMELSNSVYRKNLNENPAFKAKLLGVGSHNEISIFGNIETIASISRLFLNSLQGALVDQKFKEVDELFWEEIDKKSTLQEKLAKNLDIGKIFNLNFLRIKSTYLTYFVTHRKQMEFLDYMRVGNEKLFEKWYKHCFTLANNNKLEDIFELPIKRLSEWTLALEKLCILTKDELFESCIRDNIRNTLEQYRTFEKYVENEISEFNGTVNYDFSLTPIEIIQSYGLDNVNVHTPLQNSNEKAEKDHKKGNKRLTCNSIKTFDRSTRTVSIFSGSSSRYSEYDIPSTIDASVQSTNSSSNLTSDSNILWDSTISDLTLCDHVENFKKVHRGLSNLKKILGKDDMISVLDIHLKHAALWGAVIECDGENIAIQEDATFFFSSMHNEYINKLQRLREDVAVMKVTEMETLVKKPLVAMLKCCDSVKAQLHDLNVLKRDYMVYLREKRSSLQDMKREILANHFKKLQAKLLHDLPIFMDLVYRTTSLVILNYHKMMQKYLEITAGGELFLIKDLERLGHLRKDAGRNFDILQSYSTSRFCSKRYVRDNWFFEQDQTESRILRKLFEL